The sequence AAACATGGGGTTGGAAGAATCGACCATGTAGAAAATCGTTTAGTTGGAATTAAGTCAAGGGAAGTATATGAATGTCCAGCTGCCATGACATTAATTAAAGCTCATAAAGAATTAGAAGACTTAACACTTGTTAAAGAAGTGGCCCATTTTAAACCAGTAATTGAGAAAAAAATAACGGAAATGATCTATGATGGACTATGGTTCTCTCCTTTAACTTCAGCTTTAAAGGCCTTCTTAGTAGAAACTCAAGAATATGTAACAGGTATAGTAAGAGTCAAACTGTTCAAAGGTCACGCGATTGTAGAAGGAAGAAAATCAGTACACTCGTTATATGATGAAAATTTAGCAACTTATACTTCAGATGATCAGTTTGATCATGCTTCAGCAGTAGGATTTATTAAGCTTTGGGGTCTACCAACAAAAGTTCAAAGTATTGTTCAATCAAACAAGAAGGTGACAGTGTGAAAAAACTTTGGGGCGGAAGATTTACCAAATCTGCAGAAGAATGGGTCGATGAATTTGGCGCCTCTATTTCCTTCGACCAAGAATTAGTAATAGAAGATATAACTGGCAGCATCGCCCATGTGACGATGCTTGCCAAAACAGGTATTTTGACAAATGAAGAAGCCCAGCAAATTAAAGGTGGATTAGAGACACTAAAGGCAAAGGCGCTAAATGATGAATTAAAATATTCCGTTGCACTTGAAGATATCCATTTAAATCTTGAAAGCCAGTTAACCAATTTAATTGGTCCTGTTGGTGGGAAGTTACATACGGGAAGAAGCCGTAATGACCAAGTAGCGACAGATATTCACTTATATTTACGAGAACAAGTCAACCTTGTTATAGATTTAGTGGAAGAGCTTCAACAGGCATTATTGGATAAGGCAGAGAGCCACATTGAAACCATTATGCCAGGCTATACTCATCTACAAAGAGCACAGCCGATCTCCTTTGCTCATCATTTAATGGCCTACTTTTGGATGTTAGAGCGTGATAAACAACGTTATAAGGAAAGTTTGAAACGAATCAATATTTCTCCGCTTGGAGCAGGGGCATTAGCGGGTACTACTTTTCCAATTGATCGAGAATACAGTGCGGAATTGTTAGGGTTTGATGGTATTTATGAGAACAGTCTAGATGCTGTGAGTGATCGTGACTTTATTCTTGAGTTTCACTCCAACAGCTCAATTTTAATGATGCATCTTTCCCGCTTAAGTGAGGAGATCATTTTATGGTCGAGTCAGGAATTTCGATTTATCGAACTTGATGATAGTTTCTCTACGGGGAGCAGCATCATGCCGCAAAAGAAAAATCCGGACATGGCAGAACTTATTCGTGGGAAAACAGGACGTGTGTATGGTAATTTAATGGGACTATTGACTGTCTTAAAAGGTTTGCCACTAGCTTATAATAAAGATATGCAAGAAGATAAAGAAGGGCTGTTTGATTCAGTTAAAACAATCACAGGTTCATTGAAAATTTTTGCAGGAATGATTCGCACGATGAAAGTGAATCAAGCTGAGATGATTCAAGCAACAAAACAAGATTTCTCGAATGCAACCGAGTTAGCTGATTACTTATCTGATAAAGGGATGCCGTTTAGAGAAGCGCATGAAGTTGTTGGAAAACTTGTTCTCCAATGTGTTCAGAAAAATTGTTACTTAGTTAATTTATCAATGGATGATTATAAAGCGGCCAGCAGCCTGTTTGAAGAGGATATTTATGAAGTACTAGCACCTGAAACTGCAGTAGCACGCCGTAACAGTGCTGGTGGGACAGGCTTCGCGCAAATAAAGATCGCCATTAATAAAGCGAAAAACTGCTTAGCCTAAAATAGAAAGCCACGTTATCAATTGGTAACGTGGCTTTTATATAGAGGTATTCACGATTACTCATCTACATCTTCACTGCGAACAACTAATACATCACAACGTGCATGACGTGTGATATGTTCAGATACGCTACCAATTAAGAAACGTTCAACTGCATTTAACCCCGTTGCTCCACACATGATTAAGTCAATTTCATTCTTTTTAGCAATATCTTTTGGAATTTTAATTTTTGGAGAACCATAATCAATGACATATTCTACATCTGCTACGCCAGCATCATTTGCTTCCTTTTTATAATTTTCCATTAATTCTTTTGCAAATAATTCAGCTCTTTCTGCAATGGTACGATCGTACGCTTCGACTGTTGCAAATGTACGTGTATCAATAATATGGGCAATGACTAATTTAGCGTTATTTCGTTTAGCAACTGCAATTGCCTTCTTAAAAGCCCATTCTGCTTCCTTAGATCCATCAACAGCGACTAGGATTTTCTTATAAGATAGTGCCATTAGAATTCCCTCCTTTTTCTACAACTTCATTATACAACATTTTTCGAGCCTATTTGTGAAAAGATTTAGAAAAGTTCGTTAAAAACAGGAAAATATTTTTGACTTATAGGAATAATTGAAGTTCTTTTGGAAACTTCGTTAAAATTTCAACTCCATCTTCAGTCACAAGAATGTCATCTTCAATTCGAACACCTGCCACACCTGGAACATAAATACCTGGCTCAATTGTATAAACCATTCCAGGTTCTAATACTAATGGGTTTGTTTCAGTTAAAGAAGGGTATTCATGAACTCCAATTCCCAAACCATGACCGAGCCGATGGGGGAAGTAATCTCCAAATCCCGCATTACGAATTATATTCCTAGCCGTTAGGTCAAGACTAGCACAGGTGACTCCTGGCTTGCTGGCTTCAATGGCTGCTAGTTGTGCTTTTAACACTGTATCGTAGATTTCTTTTTGTTTGTCATTTATATCACCGTATGCCACTGTACGGGTAATATCTGAACAATATCCATCAACGATGACTCCTAAGTCAAAAAGAACGAGGTCGCCTTTTTGAATTTTCGTCATTCCGGGAGTACCATGTGGAGACGCACCGTTTGCTCCAGTTAACACCATTGTTGCAAAGGACATGTCTGTAATCCCTTTTTTCTTTAATTCATATTCAATAGCAGCAACAATTTCTAATTCTGTTTTTCCTTCCTTAATTTCTGCACAACCGACTTTTACTGCATAATCGGCTAGCTTACAGGCTTCTCGAATGATTGAAACTTCTTTTTTATCCTTAATCATGCGGAGCTTTTGTAATTTTTCTTCGGCTGAAGTAAATATAGCGCTAGGAAAGATTGACCCAATGGCCTCAAAGCGTTCAACATTCATATGTGCCTTCTCAATCGCCACTTTTGAGACTTTTGAGATTCTTGAATAAATGGCTTTATTAATAAGCTCCCAAGGGTTTTCAATATCAGTATAGCCAATGATGTCATGATTCCAGCCTGAGCGTCTAGCATCTTCTATTTCCATTGCAGGGCAGACAAGAAACGGTTCTGCCTCTTGAAATAACAGTAGACCAAGCAACCTTTCATGCGGATCACTATAAAAACCACTTAAATAAAATACATTTTCTGTGGACGTAAGAAAAGTAACGTCTATTCCGTTTTCCTTCATCCAATGCAATAACTTTTCCAATCTTTGTTTCATCAAGCTACCTCCTTATTCTATAGGCCACTACATTTAATTAATGTCATTGTAAACCTTTCAAATTAGATATGAAAGGGGATAAAAAAACTGAAATACTAGGGCAAAAGAAAACTAAGCATGTTCTAAGGGGAATTAAGAACTATAATTCAGGAATGAGATAAATATTGTACCTATTGGTAAAGTGATAACGTAAAAATAAGGAGACTAGCTGAAAATTGCGTAATCTGTAAGGTAATACAGCAAAAAACAAAGGGTAAAATGGGGATGCCCTAAAAAACAGCGTTATAAGAGAATAATCCTTAATAATTGAATTAAAATAATCGGAATCCTACCAAAATGACGAATAACACCACATAATAAAATAAATAGATCGAATAGTGTGATATGTTGAAAAATGTAGTATTATAGACATAGCTAAATGACGGAGCTGGAAAAAGAAAATTTGAATATTCAAGTTACTAGTACAATGATTTTTTAGAAAAAATTTTTTAAAAATTAATAAAATAGATTGAAATAATATTATTTTAATATTATAATTTACTACACAAAAGCATAACAGTACAAAAGCGTAAAAGCGGTAAATAGAGAGAGAGCTATACAATTAAAGGGGGATAAAAAGGTGAAGAAGAGAAAGTTTTTTAGTTTTGCAGCAATAGGATTAGCTGGTTCATTATTACTTAGTGCATGCAGTGGAGATAGTACATCTGGTGATAATGCTGGGGAAGGGGAAAAAGTGTACAAAGTTGGAATTACGCAATTTGTCACACATCCTTCTTTAGACTCTGCTACGGAAGGGTTTAAGAAAGCTTTAAAAGAAGAAGGCCTTACTGTTGAATATGATGAACAAAATGCAAATGGAGACCAAACTACCGTTCAAACTATTGCTGCTAATTTAGCAGGTGATAATGTTGATTTAATCTTTGCGAATGCAACTCCGAGTGCACTAGCGGCGTTAAATGCGACGAAAGATATTCCAATCGTGTTTACATCAGTTACAGATCCGGTAAAAGTACAACTTGTTCAATCCATGGAAGAGCCTGGTGGTAATGTAACAGGTACAGCTGACATGCATCCTGAAGCGATTCCAAATACGGTTAAATTCATTCATGAAAATTTTCCAGATGCAACGATTGGAACAGTTTATAGCGCTGGTGAACCAAACTCAGTTGTTCAAGTTGAAGTGATGAGAGAGGCTGCTGAGGAATTAGGAATGAAAAAGCCTGTTGAATCTACAGTAGCAACATCAGCTGAAGTTAAGCAAGCAGCAGAATCACTAGTTGGCAAAGCTGATGTCATTTTTATTGTTACTGATAATACAGTGGTTTCAGCATTAGAATCTGTTGTCCAAGTAGCAGAGGAGAAAGATATTCCATTATTTGTTGGTGAACTAGATTCAGTAAATCGCGGAGGCTTTGCTGCATATGGATTTAGCTATGAAGATATCGGTTATGAGGCTGGTACTATGGCAGCTCAAATTTTAAAAGGTGAAAAAGAACCTTCTGAATTACCTGCTCAATATCCACAAAATCTAAAATTAGTAATGAATAAAAAGGCAGCAGAAGAAATGAATATTGAATTGAAAGATGAATGGAACGATATTGCAGAGTTTATTGAATAATAAACGTATTATAATGGGGCTCCGAACTTTTATGGAAGCCCCATTATTCTATATGGAACGCAATTGTAAGAATAGTTTTGAACTTAGACTAATGTTTAGCTTTAGCGCCTAGCCCCTAGAGATCACAAATCAAACCAAAAGGGCAATCTTCATTCCGACTCGTCTTGTGCTTGTCGGGGCTGAATAAGGCGCTTACGCTTTTCACGAAAGGAGATGCAACATGTTTAATGCTATATTTGGTTCCTTTGAGGCAGGGATTATTTATGCCCTGATGGCCTTAGGAGTTTATTTATCTTTTAGAATCTTAGACTTTCCAGATATGACAGTCGATGGTTCTTTCGTAACAGGAGCGGCAACAGCATCAGTATTAATTGTTAATGGGACAGATCCATTTATTGCGACATTTATAGCCCTTATTGTTGGATTTGTCGCTGGATGTATAACTGGACTTCTTCATACAAAAGGAAAAATCAATGCACTCCTAGCAGGGAT is a genomic window of Niallia sp. XMNu-256 containing:
- the argH gene encoding argininosuccinate lyase, whose product is MKKLWGGRFTKSAEEWVDEFGASISFDQELVIEDITGSIAHVTMLAKTGILTNEEAQQIKGGLETLKAKALNDELKYSVALEDIHLNLESQLTNLIGPVGGKLHTGRSRNDQVATDIHLYLREQVNLVIDLVEELQQALLDKAESHIETIMPGYTHLQRAQPISFAHHLMAYFWMLERDKQRYKESLKRINISPLGAGALAGTTFPIDREYSAELLGFDGIYENSLDAVSDRDFILEFHSNSSILMMHLSRLSEEIILWSSQEFRFIELDDSFSTGSSIMPQKKNPDMAELIRGKTGRVYGNLMGLLTVLKGLPLAYNKDMQEDKEGLFDSVKTITGSLKIFAGMIRTMKVNQAEMIQATKQDFSNATELADYLSDKGMPFREAHEVVGKLVLQCVQKNCYLVNLSMDDYKAASSLFEEDIYEVLAPETAVARRNSAGGTGFAQIKIAINKAKNCLA
- a CDS encoding universal stress protein, yielding MALSYKKILVAVDGSKEAEWAFKKAIAVAKRNNAKLVIAHIIDTRTFATVEAYDRTIAERAELFAKELMENYKKEANDAGVADVEYVIDYGSPKIKIPKDIAKKNEIDLIMCGATGLNAVERFLIGSVSEHITRHARCDVLVVRSEDVDE
- a CDS encoding Xaa-Pro peptidase family protein translates to MKQRLEKLLHWMKENGIDVTFLTSTENVFYLSGFYSDPHERLLGLLLFQEAEPFLVCPAMEIEDARRSGWNHDIIGYTDIENPWELINKAIYSRISKVSKVAIEKAHMNVERFEAIGSIFPSAIFTSAEEKLQKLRMIKDKKEVSIIREACKLADYAVKVGCAEIKEGKTELEIVAAIEYELKKKGITDMSFATMVLTGANGASPHGTPGMTKIQKGDLVLFDLGVIVDGYCSDITRTVAYGDINDKQKEIYDTVLKAQLAAIEASKPGVTCASLDLTARNIIRNAGFGDYFPHRLGHGLGIGVHEYPSLTETNPLVLEPGMVYTIEPGIYVPGVAGVRIEDDILVTEDGVEILTKFPKELQLFL
- a CDS encoding ABC transporter substrate-binding protein, with the protein product MKKRKFFSFAAIGLAGSLLLSACSGDSTSGDNAGEGEKVYKVGITQFVTHPSLDSATEGFKKALKEEGLTVEYDEQNANGDQTTVQTIAANLAGDNVDLIFANATPSALAALNATKDIPIVFTSVTDPVKVQLVQSMEEPGGNVTGTADMHPEAIPNTVKFIHENFPDATIGTVYSAGEPNSVVQVEVMREAAEELGMKKPVESTVATSAEVKQAAESLVGKADVIFIVTDNTVVSALESVVQVAEEKDIPLFVGELDSVNRGGFAAYGFSYEDIGYEAGTMAAQILKGEKEPSELPAQYPQNLKLVMNKKAAEEMNIELKDEWNDIAEFIE